A region of the Borrelia coriaceae genome:
ATAAAAGATTTAGATAACAAGATATGTACTGTAGAGAGTAATCTTAATTTAAAAATTGATACTAAATTTGGTGAACTTGATAATAATATAAAAAATGTGGAGAGTAATCTAAATGTAAGGATAGATAGTGTAAGGAATGAATTAAAGTCTGATATAAAAGAACTTGATAATAGGATAGATGTTAAGTTTAGTGAATTAGATAATAAGATAGAAATTAGTAAGATGGAATTAGATAGTAAAATTAGTATTATTGAGAATAATTTAAATATAAAGATAGACAAGTCAATTTCGGATCTTAAAGGTGTATTAAAGTTACATGGTTGGATGTTTGGGACGATTATTACCATAAGTTTAGGTATATTTTTAGCATTAATATCATTGTTGGTTAAGTAGGTTGGGTATTAATATATACTAATTAAAACTATTCTAGAAATAATATTTGAATTAATATATATTCGTCTCCTATCAACAATTTTTATCAAAAAAATTCCTCTTTTTTAAAAACTATGCACTATATTTCAATTTATATAATTTAAGGAGAGGAAATTTATAATGAAAAATCTTAAAAAACCTTTGAGTGTTATTGCTATGATGTCTATGTTAACTAGTTGTGAACTCATTGCTGACTCTATTTCTAATCAAAATGGAATTTCACTAGAAACTCTAACAACAATAGCTACAAATCAAGAAATAACAAACAAACATGACATTTCACTAGAAAACTTAACAAACAAAATACAACAAGCTATCCAAAACATAGATATCAATAACCCATCTACAAACGAAATTATTGAAATATTCAAAAAATTTTCCATTGTTAAATTTGAACCTAATAACAAAAGAAACGAAATAGGCACTCACTTCAAAAAAACAGCAGAAGGACTAACAGTTCTTAAAAATGCATTAAAAGAAAAAACTAAAAACAATGATAATATCATTACAAACATTGAAAAAATAATAAATGCTATAGAAAAATTAGCTGAAACTACTGATAATAACAACACTGAAATTGGCGCAATTAATAATACAGGTACCAAAGCTGCTCTTATTTCTAATAAAAATAACGTTGAAGATATCATCAACAGAATAAAAGAAATCATTAAAATTGCAAAAGAAGCTAAAATAAACATTGAAGCAAAAACTAATAATAATATTACTGGTAATAATATTAACTCAATTGCTGCCATTAACGGTGGTGCCGGTGCCGATCTTAAAGGCGGAGGTGCTAACGAAGAAGACGTTTCCAAACTTATTAACGTAATATCTCAAATTGATGCATTAGACATACTTAATAAAATAGAAAACGCAACAACAGATGTTGACAACAAAGGATATATTAAAGACACCAATAACGATGCTGGACAATTAATCGTTGGTAGAACTAATAACACTAATGGTGTCGGTGCAAAAAGTAACGCTGACTTTGCTGCTGCTATTGCACTAAAAGCTATGAGTAAAGACGGCAAATTCGCTGGACATAAAAATGGTAATAACACTGAATATGCAAAAAACATTCAAAAAGCTGCAGCTACTGCCATTAGCAAGGTAGTAACCGCAATCGACACAATTATTATAGATATATTAAACGCTGAACTTAATAAAATTAAAAAATAAATATTAAACAAAAATAAAATTATATAAAGAGTGCTAATGTAAAATTATATTTTCTTTTTTACATTAGTGCTTTTATTTTAAAGTTAAACAAAAAAATTACTGACTTTGACATAAAATTGTCATCTATAACATGAATTTAATTAGAAAATTCCTTAATGTACATTTACTTATTTAAAAATAGTGACTCATTTAAAGATTAGTGTCAATAAAATTCCTACACATATAGTAATAATTGTTCCTAACATCCAATTATGCACTTTTAATGTACTCCTAAACTCTGACGCTGTCTTATCTATCTTATTATCCAGTTCCATCTTGTTAAGGTCTATCTTATTATCTAGTTCACTAAACTTAGTATCTATCTTATTATCTAAATCTTTTATATCTGACTTTAATTCACTCCTCACATTCTCTATTTTTACATTTAAATTACTCTCTACACTATCTATCTTATTATCTAGATCTTTTATATCTGACTTTAATTCACTCCT
Encoded here:
- a CDS encoding variable large family protein, producing MKNLKKPLSVIAMMSMLTSCELIADSISNQNGISLETLTTIATNQEITNKHDISLENLTNKIQQAIQNIDINNPSTNEIIEIFKKFSIVKFEPNNKRNEIGTHFKKTAEGLTVLKNALKEKTKNNDNIITNIEKIINAIEKLAETTDNNNTEIGAINNTGTKAALISNKNNVEDIINRIKEIIKIAKEAKINIEAKTNNNITGNNINSIAAINGGAGADLKGGGANEEDVSKLINVISQIDALDILNKIENATTDVDNKGYIKDTNNDAGQLIVGRTNNTNGVGAKSNADFAAAIALKAMSKDGKFAGHKNGNNTEYAKNIQKAAATAISKVVTAIDTIIIDILNAELNKIKK
- the bdr gene encoding Bdr family repetitive protein is translated as MGLPQSVITQQMVIAELVKAGINREIATDLSYRYYKNELTYKDLEYLETNFGVNFDKLLDRINGVEKRLEDKINGIENNLNLKIEMTERSLKSEIVSVRTELDNKIENLESNLNIRIDGVRNELRSDIKDLDNKICTVESNLNLKIDTKFGELDNNIKNVESNLNVRIDSVRNELKSDIKELDNRIDVKFSELDNKIEISKMELDSKISIIENNLNIKIDKSISDLKGVLKLHGWMFGTIITISLGIFLALISLLVK
- the bdr gene encoding Bdr family repetitive protein, with translation MGLVQPVITQQMVISELIKAGINREIATDLSYRYYKNELTYKDLEYLETTFNVKLEMLERTLKSEIIAVRSELKSDIKDLDNKIDTKFNELDNRIENVRSELKSDIKDLDNKIDSVESNLNVKIENVRSELKSDIKDLDNKIDTKFSELDNKIDLNKMELDNKIDKTASEFRSTLKVHNWMLGTIITICVGILLTLIFK